One part of the Candidatus Rokuibacteriota bacterium genome encodes these proteins:
- a CDS encoding cysteine hydrolase translates to MPSVSVEAEPYEFVFEPSQTALLVIDMQRDFVEPGGFGEMLGNDVAPLRRAVAPARRVLEAFRRAHLKVVHTREGHRPDLSDCPPSKRARGRLKVGIGDPGPMGRILVRGEYGHDIVDDLKPLPTEPVIDKPGKGAFYATDLELVLRDQGIRSLVVTGVTTEVCVQTTVREANDRGYECLVLEDCVASYFPEFQAAALKMIKAQGGIFGWVSTSARLLRALEGLG, encoded by the coding sequence ATGCCCAGCGTGAGCGTGGAGGCGGAACCGTACGAGTTCGTGTTCGAGCCCTCCCAGACCGCGCTGCTCGTGATCGACATGCAGCGCGACTTCGTCGAGCCCGGGGGCTTCGGCGAGATGCTCGGGAACGACGTCGCGCCGCTCCGCCGGGCCGTGGCGCCGGCGCGCCGGGTGCTGGAGGCGTTCCGCCGGGCGCACCTGAAAGTCGTCCACACCCGGGAGGGCCACCGGCCCGACCTGTCGGACTGCCCGCCGTCGAAGCGGGCGCGCGGGCGGCTCAAGGTCGGGATCGGGGACCCGGGTCCGATGGGCCGGATCCTCGTGCGGGGCGAGTACGGCCACGACATCGTCGACGACCTCAAGCCGCTCCCCACCGAGCCCGTGATCGACAAGCCGGGCAAGGGCGCGTTCTATGCGACCGATCTGGAGCTGGTGCTCCGCGACCAGGGGATCCGGAGCCTCGTCGTGACGGGCGTCACGACGGAGGTCTGCGTCCAGACCACCGTCCGCGAGGCCAACGACCGCGGGTACGAATGTCTCGTGCTCGAGGACTGTGTCGCCTCCTACTTCCCCGAGTTCCAGGCGGCGGCCCTCAAGATGATCAAGGCGCAGGGCGGCATCTTCGGGTGGGTGTCCACGTCGGCCAGGCTCTTGCGGGCCCTCGAAGGGCTCGGGTAG
- the arcC gene encoding carbamate kinase has translation MSAAGARIVVALGGNAILRSKELHSYADQFENVRRTCHQVVQLIAEGDQLVLTHGNGPQVGNLLIQNEAAAHLVPAVPLDVCGAETQGQIGYMIQQALRNELAARGLARPVVSLVTQVLVDADDPAFAMPTKPIGPFLPREVAEERTREKGETWAEIDARGWRKLVPSPHPIGIVEADAIHTLLDAGAVVVACGGGGVPVLRRPDDRLAGVEAVVDKDLAAARLALEIRARALLILTDVPGVALDFGKPSQRFLGRVSLADLEKHLVHEPFSAGSMGPKVRAAYRFVHDGGGQATICALEDALAGLRGDAGTVIVRGERA, from the coding sequence GTGAGCGCGGCGGGAGCGCGGATCGTCGTGGCGCTGGGCGGGAACGCGATCCTGCGCTCGAAGGAGCTCCACAGCTACGCCGATCAGTTCGAGAACGTGCGGCGCACCTGCCACCAGGTGGTGCAGCTCATCGCGGAAGGCGACCAGCTCGTCCTGACCCACGGGAACGGGCCGCAGGTGGGCAACCTGCTGATCCAGAACGAAGCGGCCGCCCACCTCGTTCCCGCGGTCCCCCTGGACGTGTGCGGCGCCGAGACCCAGGGCCAGATCGGCTACATGATCCAGCAGGCGCTCCGAAACGAGCTGGCCGCCCGCGGCCTGGCCCGCCCGGTGGTCAGCCTGGTCACTCAGGTGCTGGTGGACGCCGACGACCCCGCGTTCGCGATGCCGACGAAGCCGATCGGCCCGTTTCTCCCGCGCGAGGTCGCGGAGGAGCGGACGCGCGAGAAGGGAGAGACCTGGGCGGAGATCGATGCCCGGGGCTGGCGAAAGCTCGTTCCGTCGCCGCACCCCATCGGGATCGTCGAGGCGGACGCGATCCATACCCTGCTCGACGCCGGGGCGGTCGTCGTGGCCTGCGGGGGCGGCGGGGTGCCGGTGCTGCGCCGCCCGGACGACCGCCTCGCGGGCGTCGAGGCGGTGGTGGACAAGGACCTGGCGGCGGCTCGCCTCGCGCTCGAGATCCGTGCCCGGGCTCTCTTGATCCTGACCGACGTGCCCGGCGTGGCGCTCGACTTCGGCAAGCCGAGCCAGCGCTTCCTGGGCCGCGTGAGCCTCGCCGACCTGGAGAAGCACCTCGTGCACGAGCCGTTCTCGGCCGGGAGCATGGGGCCGAAGGTGCGCGCGGCCTACCGCTTCGTCCACGACGGCGGCGGCCAGGCGACCATCTGCGCGCTCGAGGACGCGCTGGCGGGACTCCGCGGGGACGCCGGGACAGTGATCGTGCGCGGCGAGCGCGCGTGA
- a CDS encoding DUF1116 domain-containing protein: MTRDTLLHAGPPIAWERMSGPLRGAVIGALLYEGFAGTPEEADRLAASGAVQFDPCHHRSAVGPMAGVVSASMPVFVVENVTHGNRAYATLNEGLGKVLRFGAYATEVIERLRWIERALGPALSEAIRRGGSVDIQSLIGQALQMGDECHNRNRAASALLVKTLAPQLAALDLPAVERARILAFLGGNEHFFLNLGMAACKAALDAAHGIPGSTMVTAMARNGTDFGIRVSGLGDRWFTAPAETPVGLYFPGFGPDDANPDLGDSAITETAGLGAFAMAGAPAIVQFVGGTVADALRSTQLMYEITLGESETYRLPVLDFRGTPTGIDARLVMQTGILPQINTGIAHRRPGVGQIGAGLVRPPLACFEQALREAATAAARGTG; the protein is encoded by the coding sequence ATGACCCGGGACACGCTGCTCCACGCGGGCCCGCCGATCGCCTGGGAGCGCATGAGCGGCCCGCTCCGGGGCGCCGTCATCGGGGCGCTCCTCTACGAGGGCTTCGCCGGGACTCCCGAGGAAGCCGATCGGCTGGCCGCGTCGGGCGCGGTGCAGTTCGACCCGTGCCACCACCGCAGCGCCGTCGGCCCGATGGCCGGCGTGGTCAGCGCGTCCATGCCCGTGTTCGTCGTCGAGAATGTCACCCACGGCAACCGCGCCTACGCCACGCTGAACGAGGGGCTCGGGAAGGTCCTCCGGTTCGGCGCCTACGCCACGGAGGTGATCGAGCGGCTGCGCTGGATCGAGCGCGCCCTCGGTCCGGCGCTGAGCGAGGCGATCCGGCGCGGCGGGAGCGTGGACATCCAGTCGCTGATCGGCCAGGCGCTGCAGATGGGCGACGAGTGCCACAACCGCAACCGCGCAGCCTCGGCGCTCCTCGTCAAGACCCTGGCGCCCCAGCTCGCCGCCCTTGACCTGCCGGCGGTCGAGCGCGCGCGGATCCTCGCGTTCCTCGGCGGCAACGAGCACTTCTTTCTCAACCTCGGGATGGCAGCCTGCAAGGCTGCGCTGGACGCCGCCCACGGGATCCCGGGGAGCACCATGGTGACGGCCATGGCGCGCAACGGCACCGACTTCGGAATCCGGGTCAGCGGGCTCGGCGATCGCTGGTTCACGGCTCCCGCTGAGACGCCGGTCGGCCTCTATTTTCCCGGCTTCGGCCCCGATGACGCCAACCCGGACCTGGGCGACAGCGCGATCACTGAGACCGCGGGGCTCGGCGCCTTTGCGATGGCTGGCGCCCCGGCTATCGTTCAGTTCGTCGGCGGCACGGTCGCGGACGCGCTCCGCTCTACCCAGCTCATGTACGAGATCACGCTCGGCGAGAGCGAGACGTACCGTCTGCCGGTCCTCGATTTCCGCGGCACCCCGACGGGCATCGACGCGCGTCTCGTGATGCAGACGGGCATCCTCCCGCAGATCAACACGGGCATCGCCCATCGCCGGCCGGGCGTCGGCCAGATCGGGGCGGGGTTGGTGCGGCCGCCGCTCGCGTGCTTCGAGCAGGCCTTGCGCGAGGCCGCGACGGCCGCGGCACGGGGGACCGGGTGA
- a CDS encoding DUF2877 domain-containing protein → MYTSVVRERLRLRALRVSRCVYERLPERGALAAIVHSAFRRVANLRLDSGDLLSLSAPEVALAPNAIALDLEPGLTLEALAVERGRPATLSSGALRIPGIGLEVTLAGAVGWEPRPRMARVSRGELAVRQREARGVAIADGVAESLLPLLWLRDARGSAEPGRPAVAAGVAAARLGDGAARSDADAVSDGAAGLAGLGPGLTPSGDDLLAGFAAAWRLAGEATQLPDRKIARTATAILSGASGRTSELGGAWLAHAVEGEVAEPMGEFFTALAAAGADGLAPAVRRVLALGATSGTDWLVGALLGIEAVLSDHARERP, encoded by the coding sequence ATGTACACCTCCGTCGTTCGCGAGCGACTCCGACTCCGGGCCCTGCGGGTCAGCCGCTGCGTGTACGAGCGGCTCCCCGAGCGGGGTGCGCTCGCCGCCATCGTCCACAGCGCCTTCCGCCGCGTGGCGAATCTCCGCCTGGACTCGGGCGACCTGCTCAGCCTCTCGGCGCCCGAGGTCGCGCTCGCGCCGAACGCGATCGCGCTCGATCTCGAGCCCGGTCTGACGCTGGAGGCCCTCGCGGTCGAGCGCGGCCGGCCGGCGACGCTCTCCTCCGGGGCGCTCCGGATCCCCGGGATCGGCCTCGAGGTGACCCTTGCCGGCGCGGTCGGGTGGGAGCCGCGGCCGCGCATGGCGCGCGTGTCCCGGGGCGAGCTCGCCGTTCGCCAGCGCGAGGCGCGCGGGGTCGCGATCGCCGATGGCGTGGCGGAGTCGCTCCTGCCCCTGCTGTGGCTGCGCGACGCCCGCGGGAGTGCCGAGCCGGGCCGTCCCGCGGTTGCCGCTGGGGTCGCCGCGGCGCGCCTCGGCGACGGCGCCGCTCGGAGCGATGCGGATGCCGTCAGCGACGGTGCCGCCGGCCTCGCCGGGCTCGGGCCCGGCCTGACGCCCTCGGGTGACGACCTTCTCGCGGGGTTCGCTGCGGCGTGGAGGCTCGCGGGGGAGGCGACCCAGCTTCCGGATCGGAAGATCGCTCGGACGGCGACCGCGATCCTGAGCGGCGCGTCGGGCCGCACCTCCGAGCTGGGCGGCGCCTGGCTCGCTCACGCCGTCGAGGGTGAGGTTGCCGAGCCCATGGGCGAATTCTTCACGGCGCTCGCTGCGGCGGGCGCCGACGGGCTGGCACCCGCCGTGCGCCGCGTCCTGGCCCTCGGCGCCACGTCCGGAACGGACTGGCTCGTGGGCGCGCTGCTCGGGATCGAGGCGGTGCTCTCGGATCACGCCCGGGAACGGCCGTGA
- a CDS encoding ABC transporter substrate-binding protein gives MKITLRPLGLAFVFLSVVTLAATLPALGQGRTDTLLVLAEGGPNSMDIHGVGANFQTYGASWNLYDRLITYGSKTLPDGTRSYDYTVLKPELAESWQVVPDGMSVTFRLRRDAKFHDATPVTARDVKWSFDRAVSVGGFPTFQMRAGSLEKPEQFVVVDDHTFRINFLRRDKWTMPDLAVPVPVIINSTLARKHATASDPWAMEWLKNNEAGGGAYRLDSWKPGQETVYARFDEWRSGPLPKIRRVIVREVPSAGSRRALLERGDADISLDLPPKDFAEMARAGKLTVVGTPVENAMNYIGMNAKNPPFANVKVRQAVAYAIPREKIFETAAFGRGALLTVPIATNTFGHDPSLSPYRTDIAKAKALLTEAGYPNGFETTLAFNAGFATVNEPVAVLVQEALVQIGIKATINKIPGANWRAALLKKDLPIFISQFGGWLNYPEYFFLWGYHGQNSLFNTSSYQNPDMDRLIEAARFESDPKKYAELVREFTKIALADVPKVPLFQPNMDVAMQKNVTGYQYWFHRQLDFRPLAKN, from the coding sequence ATGAAGATCACGCTGAGACCACTCGGGCTGGCATTCGTTTTCCTCTCCGTTGTCACCCTCGCCGCAACGCTGCCGGCGCTCGGCCAGGGCCGGACCGACACGCTCCTCGTGCTGGCCGAGGGCGGCCCCAACAGCATGGACATCCACGGCGTCGGCGCCAACTTCCAGACCTACGGCGCGTCGTGGAACCTCTACGACCGGCTCATCACCTACGGGAGCAAGACCCTCCCCGACGGGACCCGATCCTACGACTACACGGTCCTCAAGCCCGAGCTGGCCGAGAGCTGGCAGGTCGTGCCCGACGGCATGTCGGTGACGTTCAGGCTCCGGCGGGACGCCAAGTTCCATGACGCCACGCCGGTGACCGCGCGGGACGTCAAGTGGTCCTTCGACCGCGCGGTCAGCGTCGGCGGGTTCCCGACGTTCCAGATGCGGGCCGGCTCGCTCGAGAAGCCCGAGCAGTTCGTGGTCGTCGACGACCACACGTTTCGCATCAACTTCCTCCGGCGGGACAAGTGGACGATGCCGGATCTGGCCGTCCCCGTGCCGGTCATCATCAACTCGACCCTCGCGCGGAAGCACGCCACCGCGAGCGACCCGTGGGCGATGGAGTGGCTGAAGAACAACGAGGCCGGCGGCGGCGCGTACCGGCTCGATTCCTGGAAGCCCGGTCAGGAGACCGTCTACGCGCGCTTCGACGAGTGGAGGTCGGGGCCGCTCCCGAAGATCAGGCGCGTGATCGTCCGCGAGGTCCCCTCGGCGGGGAGCCGCCGGGCGCTCCTCGAGCGCGGCGACGCGGACATCTCGCTCGACCTCCCGCCGAAGGACTTCGCCGAGATGGCCAGGGCCGGCAAGCTGACGGTCGTCGGCACGCCGGTCGAGAACGCGATGAACTACATCGGGATGAACGCGAAGAACCCGCCCTTCGCTAACGTCAAGGTGCGCCAGGCCGTCGCGTACGCCATCCCGCGCGAGAAGATCTTCGAGACCGCCGCCTTCGGCCGGGGGGCCCTCCTCACCGTCCCGATCGCCACCAACACCTTCGGCCACGACCCGTCGCTCTCACCCTACAGGACGGACATCGCCAAGGCCAAGGCGCTGCTGACCGAGGCGGGGTACCCCAACGGCTTCGAGACCACGCTCGCGTTCAACGCCGGGTTCGCGACCGTGAACGAGCCCGTCGCGGTCCTCGTCCAGGAGGCCCTGGTGCAGATCGGGATCAAGGCGACGATCAACAAGATCCCCGGCGCCAACTGGCGGGCGGCGCTCTTGAAGAAGGACCTGCCGATCTTCATCAGCCAGTTCGGCGGATGGCTGAACTATCCGGAGTACTTCTTCCTCTGGGGCTACCACGGCCAGAACTCCCTGTTCAACACCAGCTCCTATCAGAACCCGGACATGGACAGGCTCATCGAAGCCGCGCGCTTCGAATCCGATCCCAAGAAATACGCCGAGCTGGTCCGGGAGTTCACCAAGATCGCGCTGGCGGACGTCCCCAAGGTGCCGCTCTTCCAGCCGAACATGGACGTGGCGATGCAGAAAAACGTCACCGGCTACCAGTACTGGTTCCACCGCCAGCTCGATTTCCGCCCGCTCGCGAAGAACTGA